Genomic segment of Pongo pygmaeus isolate AG05252 chromosome 1, NHGRI_mPonPyg2-v2.0_pri, whole genome shotgun sequence:
ACTCCAAAGAAAATTAAGTTTCTCTGGTGTGTAAtttcttgaaaagatcaataCTTTTGATTTAAAAGTTAGTAGGGCAGGTAGTCTTTTAGTTTCAATTTTTCTAATAATCTCTGTGATTATTGATTTATATTGTTGATTTGTCAGTTTTTAAACCCCCTCTTACCAAGAAACTTTTATGTTCATAATGaaagtttaaaagttaaaattggcTTTATTCTCAAGCAATTGGCCTCAGTGAGAAAGAGTGACTAGAGAGTGCCCAAGTGTCAAATCAGGTATTTTGTATTACTAGACTTATTCCTAGCTGCATTTAATTTTGGTGTTAGCATtcaattttatgttttcctttgtaTATACCATAAAGTATAGCAGAATGTTTGCAGGACTCCACCCCCATAGAAAAGGAACACTATTTtggagaggaggaggcaggagagtggttAGGAGGGTGAAGAAGCAGTATCACAATGACTTAATTTAGCCCTGGCCATTATGTCCTGGCTCGTTCCCAGAATGTCAATTTATATTAAATTGCTCTgggcacattttttaaattgtactttgtGAAAAAATTTTCACCTTCATCACCACTTAAAAAGAATCAGACAAGGATGTTTATATAAAcactttaaatgtatttgatataaaatttttatttctttgtagacCCAGAAAACCCCAGAAGTGGTGATACAGTGGAAGTACAAGTGAATGGAAATCTTGTCAGAGAATCTGACCATATGGAACTGGAAGAAGATAGGGCTGGACAACTTAACATGCGTGGAGTTTTTCTGCATGTCCTTGGAGATGCCTTGGGTTCAGTGATTGTAGTAGTAAATGCCTTAGTCTTTTACTTTTCTTGGAAAGGTTGTTCTGAAGGGGATTTTTGTGTGAATCCATGTTTCCCTGACCCCTGCAAAGCATTTGTAGAAATAATTAATAGTACTCATGCATCAGTTTATGAGGCTGGTCCTTGCTGGGTGCTATATTTAGATCCAACTCTTTGTGTTGTAATGGTTTGTATACTTCTTTACACAACCTATCCATTACTTAAGGAATCTGCTCTTATTCTTCTACAAACTGTTCCTAAACAAATTGATATCAGAAATTTGATAAAAGAACTTCGAAATGTTGAAGGAGTTGAGGAAGTTCATGAATTACATGTTTGGCAACTTGCTGGAAGCAGAATCATTGCCACTGCTCACATAAAATGTGAAGATCCAACATCATACATGGAGGTGGCTAAAACCATTAAAGACGTTTTTCATAATCACGGAATTCACGCTACTACCATTCAGCCTGAATTTGCTAGTGTAGGCTCTAAATCAAGTGTAGTTCCGTGTGAACTTGCCTGCAGAACTCAGTGTGCTTTGAAGCAATGTTGTGGGACACTACCACAAGCCCCTTCTGGAAAGGATGCAGAAAAGACCCCAACAGTTAGCATTTCTTGTTTAGAACTTAGTAACAATCTAGAGAAGAAGCCCAGGAGGACTAAAGCTGAAAACATCCCTGCTGTTGTGATAGAGATTAAAAACACGCCAAACAAACAACCCGAATCATCTTTGTGAGTCTTGAAAAAGATGTGATATTTGACTTTTGCTTTAAACTGCGAGAGGAAAAAGACTCCATTGAAATTCTAAGTTTGCCAAGTAGTGTAATTGAAGTCCTTGTCTGGTCACACAgtttaattctatttttgtaaGAACATAATGGGACTGCATAACAGAGTTCTATATTACAACTTTGTGATTATTAGTACAGAGTACAGCTATGCTGTGACTGTTTTGGAAAGCCAGTTTTAACACTAtgttacatttttgtttaaagtAAGTTAAACCTTATATAACATAATGACATTTGATTTCTGGATTTTTCCCATGATAAAAATTAGGGggataaataaaattgttactggaatttctctgcttttcttttccccCAGTGTTACACTTTATTAGAATTATAATTGATAGAACTTTAAAATCATCAACAGTTTGTTTCCTTTGACATTTTAGGTGATATTGCCCTTTGAGATCATTACATAGCATAATGGCAGCATATTTTAAGAGTGACTCATGGCTATTAGTAGGAAATAAGATCAGTTACTATCCCGTATTCTGTATTGCTGGCTATTAAACAATAAGATAATTAACAAATTGAACTGCAGTTTACACACAATAGGGCAAATGGGGTAGTAAGAGCAAGGAAGAAAGTTTACCAAACTAAATATTTAGGTTATTGTATGATAATATTGAGActacatttctaaattattttgagaatttcaactttttattctACCAAAGTTAATCTGAAACTTGGACATGTTCACCAGCATTACTTTCTTTGAAAGATTGGTATAAAAACATTGAGCTGCAAGTTTActcacaaaatatgtatttttaaggaTGTTGACACCTAATTACATGCTAAATGCAAACTATTAATGTAATCTTTTAAACCGGgtgtttgaaaaaaattttcaaagtcaTTTCATGACAACCAATtatgaatggatttaaatggagcTTTTTGAGCACAACCAGCAATGTTTTGCTTTCTAGGAGCCACTGacttgagagaaaagaaaaccagaaggtTAATGCAGTTTGGATATTAAATTCTTAGAAagcaaaattaataattaaagcaaaattaattaAGATTTTGTAAGTCATCCTGTCTTCACATACTCAGATCTTCCAATAGTGGCTTATTTTGCAAGATGCCACAATATCTACACAGAAAATTGTGGCTATTTCATTATTGCTATAGATTTCAAATCCAACACAAATATTTAAGGGTgtttaagttatatttttcttgatAGAGGGTATGCTTTGTGACGAAATTAGATTTTTGTCCTTGAAAGGATGAATATTAGCATCAGTTATGTATAGCTCTATTTTTCTAGAAACAAGGTATTCTGACTACTTTTATAGCTGACTACTTTTGGGATGGCTACGTTTTGGGATTTAAAATAGTTCATTGTTTAATGGGTTGTAAGAGGAAAAAGTGTTAGGATTTGACAGTTACTTTTTAAAGGGATGATCTTTTGTGGTGTGTGTTTTTCCTAGTATAAGCCTATTGCTGGCAATGGGCCTATTTAAGAACAGCTGATTTTTTCCAGTGAAAATATGGTAATTTTAGGAACACAGTTTGTAAGTTCACATTTACTATAATGGGCCAAAACCATAACCTGCCAGTTTGCAATACATCTTGATCTTTTAATATTCTTATCTGATATTGTGTAATTCAATTCCTAAACTGATAGTTACCATGAATTTTGCGAAAAGGTTTGAGTGggtttttttaaacatgaaattgAGGGATCTCATCTGGGCGAACAAGAAGAGAAAGCTGTGAATTGTACTGTATCATGTACATTCCTGATTTAAtactttacagaacattttattcagATATCAATTTGTTACATAAACATTTCAGCAATGATACAAAGATAActgataaaatatattacattcaaTGAGGTTTTCTTTACAAATGCTCTACTTGGTCTGTGTCTTAAAGATGGTATGACACCTAAGTACAAGACATCAACTGaatgaggattttaaaaaatggtatataAGCATGGGACAAGggctatgtttgtttgtttttcaaaagtgcTTTGAAGATAACAGCCTTTAGGTTTGAGTTATTtcacttttcataatttttaagtagCTTATGTATAACGGTGGTAccataggattttcttttttcaaatgacTGTCGGCAGAAACATTGGGCACTGACTCACCTTTTGAGTTTTAGCagagaattatttatttctttacaatGCACTTTCTAACCCATTTTAGCTATATTagcattatctttaaaaaaagacatgcttttgtatttaaatattgtaGGATTTAAGTGTCTTTCTCAAAATAGCTTATTCCTTTCTGAAAGAAAATGAGGGAAATACTCTGAATTATTAGGAGACTTAAACCCAATATTTAAATATGCTATTTTATGACACTGCATCAGTTTTAGGAGTTGCATCTCTCCTGCTGGCTCTTTTATATTTGAGCAAGATCAGTGTAGAATATGTGTTTAGAAACTTGTCTGTTGTCTCAGTTTAGTGAGAAGGAGGTGCTGCATGTGCCTGAATTAAAACCAAGAAATTTTTCCAAGCCAAATGCAGCCTTAGTGATGAGAGATTTAATTCTTCATTGTCACCTTTTAGCTTTTATGATTGCTTAGTTTTTTCTGAAGGATGTCTGCATTGTAAAACTATGGATTAAAACCTAAAAAACAGAATCCTCAAAAACTTTACTGTATGTGTTTTAACATTTTAGAGAACAGTATGTTGAATAACTAAGGTATGTAACTTGAATAGGAAAAATGTCCATCAAATGCACCTTGGAAAATCACAGTAGGTAGAAGGCTATGTTAACCGTTTGTGTCTTATTAACATCCTTaagttaattttgaatttttgacagttttgaggGAAAAGACCTATGGAACCTAATGTGAAGTATTTCGTATGTTAACTGGTGTTGAGTTGAAGATTTTTATTGTGTATAAGCAGATATCATTTGAATGATAAAAATGTCATTAACCTGCTGTCTTAAGATGTTCACACAAATATGGAGAGTAATtctacaatataaaaatatttattttaatactgaGTTTCAGTTAAGTCATAAACAGTGTTAAAACTCTTGGGAAGGTgtaggggttttttgtttgtcatttttaaaattgaaactgTGTCAAACAGTGTTTCACGTCTCTGAAATTGGGGTTATAATAGCACTATTTTGATGTAGCTCTACCGATACTATGTGGTAATGCTATTTTGTTTTACTAACAAGCTCTGGAATATTTAGCAGTCATTTTCACTGGCACAAGAGCCTTTTGTATGTTATTCAATTTAAACTTTTCAACCAAAAATTTTATGGTCCAGTGTCTTTGGCAAAAAGATGCTGGAGGGAATGTAACATACAATTAATatgtggttatatatatatataaaaagacacaaattgcCATGTTATGGTTCTGCCTTGAAACAGCACAATGAAGTGTATCAGTATATTCTGTGATTATGAAACTTCTGTGTTGTGTTGTTTTGTGTCTGCTGTTGCCTGTCCTTTGGGCCAGATGTGGCCCAGTTAAATGCAGTTATCATCTCATTAAATACAGATGCAGATAAAATATCTTTAGTGCTGCAACATTTTACCtaactttttgtatgttttaatgaCTGTGTGTTATTTTCCAAAGCTGTTCCTACCTCACCATGAGGCTTTATGGATTGTTATGTATTATAAATGTTCTATATGAGACAGACTACTGTGTTTCTTCTCATTTATTAAAagttaagtagaaaaataaactaattttaataTCTACTTCATTTGTGCATATGGCCTCCCCTCCTCTACTAGGCTTAGTTACACAGAGAGTTGGATTTCagataattaaaagagaaatttcagTTTAACACAAATGTTGCAAGTGTACAGAGTGACTAGGTTACAAGACGGGTGTGGAAGAAAATGTAAGCAAAAATTGCAATTAAAAATTGAAAGGGTAACACTGCAAAGGCTCACTAATATAAAATACTCGGTGGCTTTGAATTTTATTATAAGCATTAAGCTTATAGATTATATAGTTGTGGTTAACCTGCTGCTTTTGGCacttgctatttttttatttataagcatAGTTACTAATAaggtttattaaatattttacaccTGTAAATCATCTAAAATTCTTAACACAATAGTATATTATTGTGGTTCTATGAGCCTCAGGACTATCACAAATGTAGTCtcataaaaaaattcattaaagaaCTTGTATTTTGGGCTGTGAGACAACAGTTGAAAAAATCAACTGACAATAAGTGGCAGTAGATAAAAGGAATTGATCTACATACAGTAGATATTCCAAAgaagaggtaaaaaaaaatttggaaaggaTTATGTAGGttaaagtggaaaggagtagggTTTGAGAGGCAAGGGAACAGGAATAGTGGTATAAAGAATTGGGGGTCTGGGcagggtggcttatgcctgtaatcccaacactttgggaggctgaggtgggtcagatccacttgagctcaggagctcgagaccagcctgggcaacatggcaaaaccaggtctctaccaaaaaaaataataataataatacaaaaattagctagggctggacatggtggtttatgcctgtaatcccagcactttgggaggctaaggtaggtggatcacttgaggccaggagtttgagaccagcctggccaacatggggaaaccccatctctactaaaaatacaaaaattaggcaggtgtggtaatgcatgcctgtagtcccagctactcaggaggctgaggtgggaggatcactagagctggagagatggagtttgcagtgagccgagatagcgccactgtactccagcctgggtgacagagcccaacccagtctcaaaaaaaaaaaaggttaaaaagttAAGGGGTTGAGAGGTATAAAGAGATTATAAAGGTTAAAAGTGCCATGACAACCAGTTTAAATTTGGTTTCATAGGAAAGGAGGACACTACCGTTTTCACTATCAATAATTTTTTGAGTAGATAAATCAGAAAGTGGGAAAGGTACTCTACATATTTGGAATGACATGTAGGCAAAGTGAGACAGGAAGACAAATCAGTTTACCAGATAACTCAATGCTAAAAGTCAAATACACATGTCCACATGTACATATACTACATTTCAATTGATTCCACACACACATTCTtcttacattttaacatttctgaaatcaGAATGCATAGTACAATCAGTGGTATCTTACGATTGCCGTTGGCCAAACTTTTTTCTTATCTCGATGTGTCTATTGTTCAGGGTTCAGAAAACAATTATCTTCCCAGGCAATATGATCTTTCAAAAGATTGTATGACAATATTCCCTGAAATTTCATGTACTATGCATTGCTCATTTAGATGAAAGCCATTCCTTGAAttggataaaaataataaaaaaagaaagtcaagtaACATTGCTTTTAAGTAAATTTCATAGACATTTCTGAGCCTTCAGAATTGACCATCATTTTCCCCCCCACTACTCTATtcagccttttttgttgttgagtttcgctctgtcgacctgctgtggtgccatctcagctcactgcaacctccacctcctgggttcaagggattctcatgcctcagcctcccaagtagctggactacaggttcacgccactacacccagctaattttttgtatttttagtagagacagggtttcaccatgttgcccaggctggtctcgaactcctgagctcagatgatccgccccctacagcctcccaaagtgctaggatttcaggcgtgagccaccacacccagctcagccttttttcttttaaaacaagtagtttgtggcactttgttcttattttaaaaccAGTTTCACTTCTAGATTATAAACTCTATTCGGTCGAGACTATgtcttttccatatttatttcctaAGGATATAGCACAGGGACCAGTACATTGTAGGTATTCAAAGTTGTTTGGAATATTGAGGAATGgcaggaatggaaaaagatacacAGTAGTTACACTATTAATAGATAAGATACACTgagcactaattttttttttaatttttatttttttgagagagggtctgactctgtcg
This window contains:
- the SLC30A1 gene encoding proton-coupled zinc antiporter SLC30A1 translates to MGCWGRNRGRLLCMLALTFMFMVLEVVVSRVTSSLAMLSDSFHMLSDVLALVVALVAERFARRTHATQKNTFGWIRAEVMGALVNAIFLTGLCFAILLEAIERFIEPHEMQQPLVVLGVGVAGLLVNVLGLCLFHHHSGFSQDSGHGHSHGGHGHGHGLPKGPRVKSSRPGSSDINVAPGEQGPDQEETNTLVANTSNSNGLKLDPADPENPRSGDTVEVQVNGNLVRESDHMELEEDRAGQLNMRGVFLHVLGDALGSVIVVVNALVFYFSWKGCSEGDFCVNPCFPDPCKAFVEIINSTHASVYEAGPCWVLYLDPTLCVVMVCILLYTTYPLLKESALILLQTVPKQIDIRNLIKELRNVEGVEEVHELHVWQLAGSRIIATAHIKCEDPTSYMEVAKTIKDVFHNHGIHATTIQPEFASVGSKSSVVPCELACRTQCALKQCCGTLPQAPSGKDAEKTPTVSISCLELSNNLEKKPRRTKAENIPAVVIEIKNTPNKQPESSL